In Brassica napus cultivar Da-Ae chromosome A3, Da-Ae, whole genome shotgun sequence, the sequence TGAATAAACACGTTGAGAATCAACTAACTACATGTCTATGTGTTTCTTTGTGTGTGTTATTAGCCTTGGTGTCAgcaaaatcagaaaaaaaagatgCTTCAAAGATAGTATAAAGTTTCTAAGCCTTTTCTACTCCTTGATTTTGTCAAGAGCTTTCTGTTTCACAAGATTCTCCTCGGTATGTTCCATCAATCTATCCGTGCTAATTTATTCATCCCAACTGTTGGCAAGATATTCATGCCATTCAGTCTACTAATTTTGCTTACGTAAACCACAATAGACCTGAGAGCAGAGAGGGAGACTCGATttgttagagcatctccaaaaaaaaactctataactccaaatatagagttttttgctctccaaaaagaaacttcaaaacttcaaatttgaagttttgaagagtgaaattccaaatatagagtttcacttttcaaaacttcatatttgaagtttcatctttttatttgcattttggtccttacaattatagatcatatttataatttttaaatatttttttgtttattgttttaatccttaaaacttttatatctcataaatattttaaatttgttttataaatttaagttttacacatgaaaataaataaaaaatttaaaacaagatttataatattttaaaactagaattaaacaacaagaatattacaaaaaaccataataaaaacttattaaaagacacatgaagacataattattactcaaatttaaatattataaaaacacTAATAGTCTGGTATATTTGCTCCAAAACCtcccaaatctccaaaatattgaccaaacaaattttgtgtaaccgaagatgattgttgttgttgttgctcttgATGCTTTTTTCGTacgattctttcttgttcagatcgaatgtattcacgaatattaatatcatcgatagaagctaagtttttttagcaatattttattttcctcttttacttctttaaaagctaatttttttgttttattttgcaGTCGTAATTCAATAATTTCATGACCTTTTTCCCTGCTTGTTGTACTTTCGTATAAAAGATCAAGGATTTTTTCgtttgatgatatcaaactatCAGCGGGTATACCAAAATATTgaccaaacaaattttgtgtaaccgaagatgattgttgttgttgttgctcttgACGCTTTTTTCGTacgattctttcttgttcagatcgaatgtattcatgaatattaatatcatcgatagaagctaagttttttagcaatattttattttcctcttttacttctttaaaaGCTAATTTGTTTGCTTTATTTTGCAGTCGTAATTCAATAATCTCATGACCTTTTTCCCTGCTTGTTGTACTTTCGTATAAAAGATCAAGGATTTTTTCgtttgatgatatcaaactatCAGCGAGTATATTATGAGGATATCTTATTTCAACAATTGTTggctcgtaatctacaaataaaagataaagaaaATCATTACTTACTTCAAAATGcactagttgatcatatatgggagcattacgaaaataattttatggaataatgtagtatttgcttgcagtttaatatttaattatgtacttttatttataattttatattttagtgtaagatttttttaattaatatttctgtaatatttatatatatgtactagttatttatagaagttttatgaatttacatcaactatgacaaatataaggactatagtgtaaaatataaataattttgaagttaggtttgaaattttaattttggaggATAACacattaaaacttcaaatatagagttttggaaacttcaaaatagagttcctctttggagatgctcttagaataatcatgtttattattacatttaaATCATATTGACCAGAATCGAAATTATTAGTCACATTTTACATCATCAACTATAGAATTAAATAACTAACAAAACGATAATCACtgatagcaaaaaaaaaaatagatgagaCACTCAACTCTTGTTATTGACTCTCTAACAAAAATGAAACAATATTTTGGACCTAGATGGAGATGGGAATTTAAACCGGCCGGGGTGTTGAACTAAGATTTGAAAATTAGTGACCCAGTCCTCTTGGGCTTGGACCGGAGTGCTTTTCAAATCGGGATGTATCACTTCCGTCCACGAAATTATGACCCTTCCCTGGACTGGGACCTGAGTCTTTGATCGAACCAAGTGATAAGCCATCGATAAAACCAGCCACGAGTTTCTTCTCTTCAGTCTTTGTTAGACCACTAATGGGACGAGTCTCAACAAGAACCGCACCGATCAACATGAAGAGCAGAATCGTACCTACAACACCTTTGCTCATCATTATAGTTTAAGTTAACTCGTTTTGTTCGCTCTCTCGTTATCAGATTATTAAATTTGCTGTGAGTGTTTTGTGGATTTAGTATTTCTTATATAGTAATACACGAGAAGATGCAAAGTTGAATTTTTATTCTTAACTAAGTTTTGAATTCAGAAGAACGTGATCATTGACATTAGGCTGCTTCTCGGGAAGATCCCAACTGGTTTATTGAGCGTTcagattcaaaaataaaaagcgATCAATGAGCGAAGGATAagaaatttaaaagaaattaaatgttATTGTAAATTTAACACTGTATACCGAAcataatgtttgattttttggagCAGACGGCAGCTACATTTTGAAGTATAATGTGTAGTTGTGGACCAAACATAGTTTGAATTTCAATGAGAAAGTTTGGTTGTCGGTTTTGGTAAATCAATTGGATAGTTTATACTTACAGTTTcagtttgacttttttttttcgtttcgCCGTAGAACGTGTGTCTCTAGCTTGTTTCTCGGTTTGTCtaattgtttcttttgtttttcaacagaaataaaaattaaataatatgaataaaattcGGTTTGGATTTAGAGTAGGGTTTTCTTTTCGGTTCGGTTAAAGCAGCTGATTTGGACTCATGGATGACACTAAGCTAATTTGACTTGTTTAGATTGCTGGTTTATAATACTGTTAAATACACCAAAACCTAATAATCAATGCTTCTAAAGTTCAAACACTTTGCTGCTATTTTTTCTTCACGACCAAATATTGTTCTTATCACGTGattcttttttcaaaaacatgTAACAACCACACTGTAATAAATTTCAACAtctaaaattaatgattttgttaGGTAGAAATCTAGCTTACAAGAAAGACAAAGCATTGGTCTTTTTGTCAACTCTTTCTGCTTACATGCATGGGGTTGAACTACGACCCTTACCATACAAACCTATGAGGCTATGATGTTAGTTTCTTAATTTCAAGTTCATCGAACTGAGTTCTGACTAGTATTCTTTTCCAAAAGaaatttggtttagtttttgaaaataaattatcgATGACATATAATTTGTATGcaaaatagattttaatatcatatattgttctttttataacaaacaTGTTCAACTAATTCCGCGGTAAGAGTAAGACAAAACTGACAGAGAAACCAATTTGCTGACCATCAGAAAACCTTCTTTCCCTATTAATATGAGGCGAAATCACTATCTtccaaattattaaataaaactaatatgcaaGCTACTTAGAATCCGGTTCAATGTTCCTCTCTTGGAAAAAGGTGAAAGAAATTAATCAATCTTGGTTTGGCCAAAatgatatctattttattaaaactcaagtacaaaattggagtgtttggaaacttgaataggactattaaaaaaatttggagtgtttggaaacaaagatagtagtattaagaaaaaaaataatgggcttatgttattaagaaaaattaaaagtccatcatattataagaaactatctatctgtgccagatttaaaatatacgaaaatgagtcaatctaattgcctaaaactttttcttttctaaactaaccataaaacaaaatttaaactttatacacatatttcaaatcaaaataataatttaaagttaatttatatcaaaaattgattaaaaataatacatatattcaaaaatggatttttactaaactattttttaataaccattataaaaaaatgtggtcaatatatataataaaaatacaatacaaagcccaatttgaaataccaactcaaattatggtttttatatttcatattaagttttaaaaatataatatatgtaattatttatatgatggtatgtataaaatattattaattatatgattacttatatgatggtacgtagaaaatacgattaattatatgatgacagtatatgatatataataatgaatagGGATGGGATTTCGGGCACCCATAcgagtttggttctgatcggtttgtgtttcgggttttcggggtcaaagatttaaGTCCTGTtaggatgtttctaaattttggtttgagtttaaTTCaaatctttgcgggtttggttcgtgtttggataacccatttaaattatttttaaaattttaaatcattatctattttaaatttctcaaaatctataaataaaataatatattacctataaatttgaataacatatgtcagaatacctaagcttaacatatcaattggcttgatttaaaattttggatacagaatcaataattattttaagtatttttggtgatttgagtatactttaaccaTTGcggatatttacttttgactatctatatatatattttcaagtatttaaaccaatttaaaagtatcattcttaatgttttatatacgttacatctaaaaataattaatatatataagtatataaatctatttttagataaattcgggaACCCggatacttcggttcggatcagatttggttctctaaataacaaaattttgaataatttgaatatttaattaatttatgttcggatttggtactatattttcgGATCGGTATTGGTTCTGTTGTTTggattaattttgtaaaaccctaataattacataaaaataaatatcaatatatttttcaaaatatacacccagacgcgcggatcaaaatctagtagcTTATTATTAGTGGCGTGAGACCACaccaaaatataataagaaataaaTGTTAACTATATATAGTTCGGACGTGGTAGTCCATTAATATTGGAATCAAATTCGGCATTTTGATAAATTCATTATCTAGATTCTAGTCTTTTCTGTTCCGTCCaattacacaaaataaatagaatcctgaaataaataacaaaaggGAGTTTCAGTTAGCCTCTTGATTTACTTAAAtccattaaaaattaaatataactatataaGGAGTCACTTAAAGTTGCTATTCAACAGCCGTTTGATGAGAAAAAAGACGTTGTTATTCAGCTATTCATATCTCTAACACGAATATCTTGCTTGGATTTCCTCGCGTACTTGTCTTAGCTATAATTACGACCATAATCATAACAGTAAGAAAGCATGTTAAATTGACAACATGTGTCTCGATCGCATCTTGGTGTAGCGATAGTTTAGACACGGTTCGTCAATTTTCACTATATTCATATTAATTTGACCACTAAATCACATGATGACTACAAATTCCAaagttaaattaatatatataggtaAGTTATTCCAAGTTCCAAATCTTGATTAtaaaaaaagggaaaagaaaAGGGAAAATAGATGCGAAGATGCGAAGATGCAAGATTGATAGTGAAATCAAATGAAGGGCACATGTTGGGGAAGTGACGTAACAAAAAGGAAAACAGAaagaagatagatagatagagatGCTTAGAGCATGAGCATTGGTGAACCCCTCTTTGGGGTTCacaagtttattttaatatttttttgtgggtCCATGAATAGTTATGAACctgtaattgtttttttctgcATTGGTGAACCTGAAGTATGAGttcataacaataaaataataatatatatatttttttttaatattcaaattatccagaaaacaagaataaaatatttaaaatattattaaatttttgaaaactatttattcaatacattaaaAGATTAGATTACATAAATTgagaaatagaaaaacaaacaaagtttattcatcttcatcaccaaacttttgccaaatattttccattaaatcagctttcaaacgaGCATGCTTCTCTTGATCTCGGACTTCTCTGCGCATGGCTAACATATCACCGGCATGAATACTTTCTCTGGTTGTCACCTTTGAACTTCTGCTTGACTCTCCTGATTCGAACTCAGAAGTATTTATTTGAGCGTATCCGTGTCGTTCGTTCTCTAcaatcatattgtgcaatatgacacaagttctcattatctttcctatcttttccttgtcccattgtagagctgggtttttaacaattgcaaacctcgactgcaatactccaaaagcccgttcgacatcttttctggcGGATTCTTGCTTTTGTGCAAATTTCTcggctttaggaccttgaggaagtgggatggattggataaatgttgaccagtttggataaattccgtcagtaagatagtaggccatacgataagtgtggttgttgaccttgaacttaactttaggtgctcgaccatgtaagatgtcatcaaaaacCGGTGACCGATcgagaacattgatatcgttgagTGTACCTGGTAAGCCGAAaaatgcgtgccatatccaaagatcttgtgatgccacggcttctaagacaattgtcggctttcctgaaCCCCGTGTGAACTGACCTTTCCAAGCCGTTGGacagtttttccactcccaatgcatgcAGTCGATGCTGCCTATCATCCCCGGAAACCCCCGTACCTCTCCAACATCGAGTAAGCGTTGAAGATCCTCGGCTGTAGGTTTTCGTAGATACtcatttccaaacaattctATTATTGCATCAGTGAAATTTGCCAAACACAAACGTGATGTACTGTCACCAAGTCTGAGATATTCGTCATATGTATCTCCCGATTGACCATATGCCAGCATACGTATAGCTGcggtacacttttgaagtgcagaTAGCCCATTCCTTCCGCAAGCATCCCGTCTTTGCTGAAAGTATGGAACTTCATTACTTACACGTTCGACAATGTGGAGGAACAAaggcttgttcattcgaaaacgccTCCTAAACATTTCCGGTGGATATGTAGGATTTTCCTTGAAATAATCGTTCCATAGCCGATTGTGTCCTTGTTCCCGatctctttcgatataagcCCGTCTTTTGTGCTTGTTGGGGTGAGCATGAATCACTGAGTCGATGAAATTATCAACTACTTGGTCAACCATTTCTTCTAAAGCTTCATCAACTTCAtcacttgatgaggaagacatttttgttttttatcctaaaatgacaaaaatggcAAAAGGGGATTTGTAACtatcatcattttcataatcTACATTCTTTTTCacattatattagatttttttttaaattctatttttatttcattactcTATCATATTTTGCATAagctatatttttttcattattatatcatcattttcataatcTACATTCTTTTTCacattatattagatttttttttaaattctatttttatttcattactcTATCATATTTTGCATAagctatatttttttcattattatatcatcattttcataatcTACATTCTTTTTCacattatattagattttttttataatctacaTTCTTGTTGCATTATCACACTTACCTTGATTTGGAGCTGTTGTTTGTTGTTGAATTCTCTTACTCTAGTAGTGGTTGAGCACCACGATCACCACGTTCACTTCCCTTTACCTCACAGTTTGTTGCGATGAGAAGAGAATAGAGagacaagagaagagaagagactagAGTAGAGAAGAGACTGGAGAAGAGAAGTGAGAGacaagagaagagaagtgaCTAGAGTAGAGAAGAGACTGGAGAAGAGAAATGAGACAGATTCTTTGTGTGCTTTGCTCAGTTGTAAGAATAAAAGACACACATGGAGAAGAGAAATGAGACACATTTTTAAACCAAACTGAAAGACATAGTTTATATAGAGAAGGCAGAGTTTAAAACATCCGTGAATCAACATATTTTACATCAGCGAATCAACAGCAAAAGACAAGTCCTACACATAGTACATCCTATTTTACATCCGTGATTAAAAACTGACATAAAGTCCTACATCCTTGACCCTCACCTGCAACCTTcagacccgtgacctgcaacACCCTGCCCTTccaacccgtgacctgcaaaacaaaatagaacacAATGAGTAAGCAAAACAAGAGATAGGCTTATTCTTAAGCAGCTATTACACTAACCAAATCAAAGCATTTCAGAGATAAGCTTATTCTTAAGCGCCACTTCATGATCAGATAGTGTTTCAATGTTTTTGGCTAAGAGACGATCTAGGATTTTTTTATTGGAAAGGGTGTTTTTCTGAGCTAGAATGATCTGTATCTGGTCATAAGCTGCCTCGTTCGGCTTCTTGCGTTTGGCAGCTTTGCTGGCCTTGACACCCGGAGGCCTAACCTCTTCCTCAGCACTCACCACCTCCGGACcactttccttccttttctccttCGGCTGACAGTGTGATCTCCATTTCTGATCGAACCTAAGTTCCCTCCAGCAATGTTCAAGACAGAACTTGACATTATAGTCATTGAAGAAGATGTCATGAGCAAGCTTCATGACATCATTCTCTGTTTGCCCACTCGCCTGCTCCTTCAACGCGCTTTCATGGCATCCCACAAACTTGCAGACCTCCGCATTCACccttccccacctctgcttacattgACTCCACTCTCTTGGAAGGGAGCCAACGAGGTGAGGACTTGAATTGAAATACTCTTCTATCCTCTTCCAAAACGATCCTAGCTTCTGTTCATTGCTCACTATGGGATCCTTGCTGgtgttcaaccaagcactgATCAGCACAATGTCCTCTTTGGTTGACCACCTTTTCCTTTCCGCTGGTTTAACTAACCCGGGAGAGGTAACATGTGCTTCAGCAGAGTCTATGTCTATTGGTGGACTGCTCTGCGAAGCTAACAAGTTAACAAACCCGTGAGAGTTACGGGAAGAAGGGTCCATTGTGTTTAGAGGTTTGTGTGATTTTGGTTTGGTGTTTAGAGGTTTGTGTGATTTTTAAGCTTTGATTGTTTGTGTTTTTAGAAGTGGAATTCCTATGTTTTAAACTACTTTCGCATTGGTTTATTACACAACAACCACTGCAGTTAATTAGACAACAACAAAACTTAATTAACACAACAACTTATTTACAGAACTACTTTGCATTCATTACACATCAAATCACTTCAAAACTACACAATATTTAAAACTTCAACCAACAAACGTACACTTATTAATGAATTGTAGTCTAGCTAGTTCAGTTCAGTTCAATACGAGTTGTAGTATAGCTAGTTCAGTTCAGTTCAATACGAGTTGTAGTCTAGCTAGTTCAGTTCAGTTCAATACGAGTTGTAGTCTAGCTAGTTCAGTTCAGTTCAATACGAGTTGTTGTCTAGCTAGTTCAGTTCATTCACTTCTATTTCAGTTGAGATTGAGTGTTTACCTTCGCTTGTTACTCGAAGCAGAGCTTCTCCAGGTCAGCTACTTGCACCGTCAAGTTATAAACCTCCGCAGTTAGGCGATCAACCTGCCGAGTGAGCCCGCTAGCCTGTGCCTATACATGGAAACAACAATTAtaagttattaaaattaataacagTAGAGCAAAATGTAGAGATAAACgtacagaaaaataaataaaatagttgacAACTTTGTGACTAACCTCCAGTGTCTCAATCTGGTTTTTGAGACTCGGAATCAAATTCAACAGCTGCTCAGCCTCCTCCAGACGCTTAGTCAAGCTTTCGATCTGCTCCTGGACACCAATCACCCAAGGCTGACGGTAGTgaaacccatcagccttgtttataaacaaaaaaatatcagaaaacCATTTTCTAAAAACATAAATGAATCGAAATGGTCATCAGTGTCTTACCTCGTAGTTGGCACAGGTGAAGAACCGCTTCCCGGGTTGAGTATCGTACTCCTGCTTCACTCGAACCTCGTctatgattctcccaccacaGGCACACCTTCTCGGAATGCCATATTCAGAATCGCAAGTGTATGATAGCATGTTGACGTAGTCCTTTTGCTTCTTTGAATGACTTCTCTCTGCTGCGGGATCCATCTATAAAACAAATCGAATGAATTTGAACATTAAaatccaaacaatataataaatttagaaCTATCAAACGCAAAACCGAATCAATTTTGAACCCTAACTCCAAACCCCTCTATCGATTTGAAATCTCATAGAAACTAACCCTAAATGAAACGAGCATGCCGATTTACATCAATTAATAGAAAACCCTCTATCGATTTTCATCCCAAAAACGAAAACCCCAAAATTGATTTGAAATGTGCGAAAACGATTTCGAGCAAAATCGACCAAATTAAACCGTCAATCTACTCGATACTAACCTCAGGTCGTCGAGAAGACAGTCTGTCGTCGATTCACACACAAACAACTCAGAGACTCGGCGTCGCTCGTAAAATCGCCTCTCACACACAAACCCTGGTTTTTTTTCCGAGAAGAGAAAATGAGGAGAGACACGGGGAAACCCTTCTTTCCTCCCCCTCTACGCGAAATCTTTCATCAAGTAAACAACTGACACGTGGCTAAAACCGCTTGATACCGGATCAAGCGCAAGGCCCGCTTCATCGAAACAAAcccattttatatttcattttaatcaCCCGGGCCTTAGAACTCGAGCCCGTGAACCTCACTAAATACCCCGATGCGCATGGTCTTAGTTATTATCATGACAACTATGAAGCAAAGCTAGAGTCCGTCCATACAAGTATTTTGTGTGTGTACCACCGAATTTGTCTGTTTATGTTATCGCCCTTCTTTTCTCATTCCCACGAGCCACGATCACAATTATGTTTTGCAATGCCATTGATATTGATTGACAAACTAAACAATTATAAGACTCGTGGATTTGTATGGTCAAATATATTCCGATCAAATTATTCGCATAAGTGTGAGATAAAATACGTACTTTATCTCCTTTACTTCCTCCTACGTCGCATCTACGCATTCGTGCCCTACCTTCATAAATCATAAGACTCTTCCAACTGTTTAAATTCTTAATTGAGTCGATGAGCCACGACCGGAGATTTAAATAATCACAAATCACTaatcattattttaattaagCCTTCATTTCCAATGATTATCCtattttttacttcaaaatagaaaaactctataatagatGAGTTTTGCtccaatatttttctttttaataaagatcttcaaatatagagtaaaatatagaaaaatgcaATTTCTTCtcctataaatagaggaaaaaatagcaatttctatattaaaacaaaaatatagatGAACTGAAGTAATTTTGCCTTTAAATGCTATTATAAAAGCAAATAGAGTTGAGTTGGAGATGCTCCAAAACACATTTTACTCTCAAAATTATCAATTGACTTATGTTTTATAgtataaaaatttgtttaataCAAAATAGCCAAAcgatataaaaatgaaatcatgTAGTTTAGTCCTTTCATTTTGTTCGCTTTATACTCAAAATTGGCTTTTGCTAAATATACATGGTGATTACTAACCTCTTTGTCGGTATAAATGTTTAGATCATGAAAACATGTTATCCAAAGTAATGATATACAGTTTTCTTGCCTAACTCCACTAACACAGctaacaatattatatttaccAACTACTACttgaattttaatttgatttagaagagattgaTTCATTGAAATCTTGTTTATACTAATCAGTTAACAAATCCtaacttatttattattgttgatATCGAAACAAATCCCACAAGTTAATATTCTAGCCTAATTTCATTTTCACATCTTAAGGcaataaaaatttacaaaagcaaattatagaaaaaaaatcttaaggcaacaaaaataaagaacaaCATAAGAAGCTATAATAGTTTATTTTGGGAAGAAAATCAAGCcataatagtttttataaagaaaacccAAGCTATAATAGTTTCATACCTACTAAGTTAGGAATTTGTAATTtctttatacatataaaattagcTAGCTGGTCAATAAACAATTAGCACTTTTCGAAAGGTCCATTTCTAAGGAAGTTGGAGACCGTCCTTTTAAACTAATTCCCCTGCACCATCCCCTTATATATATCGGGTGTCTAATTCTACATCTTATTCCTTTTTATATTCTCTAACCAATTACAAACAAAATGTGATaagtattatttaattttattatcgAAACTCGTATCTTCCTTCCTCTCCATCCTTTTTCATCTACCTTTGAATCTATTCATACTTGTATATAAAGCTTTACTTCCTCCTCTGCTACACCTTTTCTATCAATAACCAAAACACATTCATtgttttaaaccctaaaccctacactCCAAACATCTGAGCTAccaccaaaaacaaaaatgagacCCTTTGGTTTGATCGTTACGGTCATGTTCTTGGTCTCAGCCTTTTCGGAATCAAGAACCGCCGATTGCAGAGTTCTCCTTGGTGGTTCATGGGAGGATCAATCTAAGAATCACGGAGTTGATTTGCGAAGTAAAGAATTGTTAAGGGTCGTGATACGTGGTTATAAAAGGCTACAATCGCTCTCTTCAGCTGGAGAGAGGATGCACACAATGGCTTCAGGACCGAGCAGGAGAGGTGCTGGTCACTAAAAGACTGTTAATCCATGCACTTACATTATTTCTATAAATCAATATTGCTTAGCTCAGGTTATAGTAAATAGTTTTCAGTTGTTATAggttattatatttattcagTCGTCAAAGATCAACGTAAAGTTTAGAGGGGAAATATTCTTTGATC encodes:
- the LOC106447990 gene encoding glutathione S-transferase T3-like, giving the protein MDPSSRNSHGFVNLLASQSSPPIDIDSAEAHVTSPGLVKPAERKRWSTKEDIVLISAWLNTSKDPIVSNEQKLGSFWKRIEEYFNSSPHLVGSLPREWSQCKQRWGRVNAEVCKFVGCHESALKEQASGQTENDVMKLAHDIFFNDYNVKFCLEHCWRELRFDQKWRSHCQPKEKRKESGPEVVSAEEEVRPPGVKASKAAKRKKPNEAAYDQIQIILAQKNTLSNKKILDRLLAKNIETLSDHEVALKNKLISEML
- the LOC106444668 gene encoding putative nuclease HARBI1 isoform X1, coding for MSSSSSDEVDEALEEMVDQVVDNFIDSVIHAHPNKHKRRAYIERDREQGHNRLWNDYFKENPTYPPEMFRRRFRMNKPLFLHIVERVSNEVPYFQQRRDACGRNGLSALQKCTAAIRMLAYGQSGDTYDEYLRLGDSTSRLCLANFTDAIIELFGNEYLRKPTAEDLQRLLDVGEVRGFPGMIGSIDCMHWEWKNCPTAWKGQFTRGSGKPTIVLEAVASQDLWIWHAFFGLPGTLNDINVLDRSPVFDDILHGRAPKVKFKVNNHTYRMAYYLTDGIYPNWSTFIQSIPLPQGPKAEKFAQKQESARKDVERAFGVLQSRFAIVKNPALQWDKEKIGKIMRTCVILHNMIVENERHGYAQINTSEFESGESSRSSKVTTRESIHAGDMLAMRREVRDQEKHARLKADLMENIWQKFGDEDE
- the LOC106450376 gene encoding PAMP-induced secreted peptide 2-like → MMSKGVVGTILLFMLIGAVLVETRPISGLTKTEEKKLVAGFIDGLSLGSIKDSGPSPGKGHNFVDGSDTSRFEKHSGPSPRGLGH
- the LOC106444668 gene encoding uncharacterized protein LOC106444668 isoform X2 → MDPAAERSHSKKQKDYVNMLSYTCDSEYGIPRRCACGGRIIDEVRVKQEYDTQPGKRFFTCANYEADGFHYRQPWVIGVQEQIESLTKRLEEAEQLLNLIPSLKNQIETLEAQASGLTRQVDRLTAEVYNLTVQVADLEKLCFE
- the LOC106445503 gene encoding uncharacterized protein LOC106445503, which encodes MRPFGLIVTVMFLVSAFSESRTADCRVLLGGSWEDQSKNHGVDLRSKELLRVVIRGYKRLQSLSSAGERMHTMASGPSRRGAGH